The following proteins come from a genomic window of Salvia hispanica cultivar TCC Black 2014 chromosome 4, UniMelb_Shisp_WGS_1.0, whole genome shotgun sequence:
- the LOC125220649 gene encoding uncharacterized protein LOC125220649 yields MERECMRKKRESLEERRSPLQNLNGLPIHRRNAKKNSPLSSSSAPAASRSSLSVNNTSSSTPFSHSSKTHFHSKKNPFPKTAKFKPNVPTSRKPLLQTSRKGLDAKPTCKNRQRSKLSPVDGKSENGSQQSQKKMKISDGVVYEGGEAANDVKTPPVEASLSPEIQCQSQSRMVVLKSVGTPVLYGAGCLVSGVSDRRKSKLKGSLKGGLQEKGDLFYDENVSGDLQVPLLAEASVRWHLSPCDLRNRFDQDRNVCDDDSGTVDSLSSPSILCDKSSYSGNGSVRNVEIDRSNVAAVLTENLKCNMDESLACLNSGNMAQTPDSDSSSGTRFGRSRFEVNLSNSFWPDSITELLEGVKLSPRNEVSM; encoded by the exons ATGGAGAGAGAGTgcatgaggaagaagagagagagtttgGAGGAGAGAAGAAGCCCACTGCAAAATCTCAATGGCCTTCCAATTCACAGACGCAATGCCAAAAAAAACTCCcccctttcttcttcttccgcGCCTGCTGCTTCAAGATCATCGCTCTCTGTTAACAATacatcttcttcaactccaTTTTCTCATTCTTCGAAAACCCATTTTCACAGTAAAAAAAACCCTTTTCCAAAAACAGCAAAATTCAAGCCCAATGTTCCTACATCAAGAAAGCCCCTTTTGCAGACATCAAGAAAGGGTCTTGATGCAAAACCCACTTGCAAGAATCGGCAAAGATCAAAACTTTCGCCTGTTGATGGCAAATCCGAGAATGGGTCTCAACAATCCcagaaaaagatgaaaatttcAG ATGGTGTAGTTTATGAGGGAGGTGAAGCTGCAAATGATGTGAAAACACCACCTGTTGAGGCATCATTGTCCCCTGAAATTCAATGCCAATCCCAATCTAGAATGGTGGTTCTCAAATCTGTAGGGACCCCTGTTTTATACGGTGCTGGTTGCCTCGTGTCGGGTGTCTCTGATAGGCGAAAGTCGAAGCTCAAAGGCAGCCTTAAAGGAGGGCTGCAGGAAAAAGGGGATCTTTTTTATGATGAGAATGTGAGTGGTGATTTGCAGGTTCCTTTGCTTGCTGAGGCTTCTGTTAGGTGGCATTTGTCTCCCTGTGATCTTAGGAATAGGTTTGACCAGGATAGGAATGTATGTGATGATGATTCAGGCACTGTCGACTCGTTATCTTCACCCTCGATTTTGTGTGATAAGAGTAGTTATAGTGGTAATGGTAGTGTAAGAAATGTGGAGATTGATAGGAGTAATGTAGCTGCTGTGCTCACAGAGAATTTGAAATGTAACATGGATGAATCTCTTGCTTGTTTGAATAGTGGAAATATGGCCCAGACACCGGATTCAGATTCCAGCTCAGGCACGCGTTTTGGGAGGTCTAGGTTCGAGGTGAATCTTAGCAACTCCTTTTGGCCAGATTCAATAACTGAACTGCTTGAGGGAGTGAAATTATCACCTAGAAATGAGGTTTCAATGTGA
- the LOC125220650 gene encoding uncharacterized protein LOC125220650, with protein MLRLVATSTAASRFFSTVSGRSKLIGAINSEIKAIELDVMKKRAVPADLPFTIEDEDKYCHIMLKRDLGPERIEVTVNPIHDIPKKTDDDKKSEVGKFVRINVSISKEDKGTFDVGANVSGDEICVDKLSFCEANSYDPSIRLDGAKGELKDALSDFVKARGIEISSVGFLYNYMVEKRKRWDTIWVPTNKPQAGHLKNLNKFVENW; from the exons aTGCTTCGCTTAGTAGCAACCTCTACCGCAGCCTCTCGCTTCTTCTCCACCGTCTCCGGCCGCTCTAAACTCATCGGAGCCATAAACTCCGAAATCAAGGCCATTGAGTTGGATGTCATGAAAAAA AGGGCGGTGCCGGCCGATCTCCCGTTCACGATCGAAGACGAAGATAAGTACTGCCACATCATGTTAAAGAGAGATTTGGGCCCCGAGAGAATCGAGGTCACCGTGAACCCTATCCATGATATACCTAAAAAAACCGACGACGATAAAAAATCGGAGGTTGGAAAATTTGTTCGCATAAATGTGTCTATCTCTAAAGAGGACAAGGGTACATTTGACGTGGGAGCAAATGTTAGtggtgatgaaatttgtgttgacaaaTTATCATTTTGTGAGGCTAATAGTTATGATCCCTCTATTAGATTGGATGGTGCAAAGGGTGAATTGAAGGATGCTTTGAGTGATTTTGTGAAAGCAAGAGGCATTGAGATATCGAGTGTTGGGTTTTTGTACAATTATATGGTGGAGAAACGCAAACGTTGGGATACGATTTGGGTTCCTACCAACAAGCCTCAGGCTGGTCACctcaaaaatttgaataaatttgttGAGAATTGGTAG
- the LOC125222213 gene encoding probable uridine nucleosidase 2 isoform X1: MEERKKIIIDTDPGIDDAMAIFVALQSPEVEVIGLTTIYGNVYTALATRNALHLLEIAGRTDIPVAEGSHVTITKGTKLRIADFVHGTDGLGNQNFPPPEGAQIEQSAVEFLTEQVNLHPGKVTVVALGPLTNIALAIESDPDFVKNVQQIILLGGAFSVNGNVNPAAEANIFGDPDAADIVFTSGADILAIGINVTHQVVLTDADRDKLAESSGKFAQYMCKILDVYFGYHHDAYRTKGVYLHDPTTILAAVDPSLITYVEGAVRVQTVGITRGLTLFYNKQKRFEEVTEWSDKPTVKVAVTVNGPAVVKLVMERLMNS; the protein is encoded by the exons ATGGAGGAACGCAAGAAGATCATAATCGATACAGATCCCGGAATTG ATGATGCGATGGCAATATTTGTGGCGCTGCAATCACCGGAAGTTGAAGTGATTGGACTCACCACTATTTACGGCAATGTCTACACTGCACTCGCCACCAGAAATGCTTTACACTTG TTGGAGATTGCTGGGAGGACAGATATTCCTGTGGCTGAAGGATCTCATGTGACCATCACT AAAGGTACAAAACTTCGGATTGCTGATTTTGTGCATGGTACCGATGGATTGGGAAATCAAAACTTTCCTCCACCAGAAGGGGCACAAATTGAGCAGTCTGCTGTAGAATTTCTTACCGAGCAAGTAAATCTTCACCCCGGAAAGGTCACAGTGGTGGCACTGGGTCCTCTGACAAATATTGCACTG GCCATAGAATCAGATCCCGACTTTGTTAAAAATGTTCAACAAATTATCCTTCTTGGTGGTGCATTTTCAGTAAATGGAAACGTGAATCCAGCAGCCGAGGCAAAT ATTTTCGGAGATCCTGATGCAGCGGATATTGTATTCACCAGCGGAGCTGATATTCTCGCTATAGGGATTAATGTCACTCATCAAGTTGTTTTAACTG ATGCTGATCGAGATAAGCTAGCAGAATCAAGTGGAAAGTTTGCCCAGTATATGTGCAAGATTCTGGATGTATACTTTGGATATCATCACGATGCATACCGAACGAAAG GTGTCTATCTTCACGACCCAACAACTATTCTTGCTGCTGTTGATCCTTCGTTGATAACTTATGTGGAAGGTGCTGTTCGTGTCCAAACAGTGGGCATTACAAGGGGTCTAACATTGTTCTATAACAAGCAAAAAAG GTTTGAGGAAGTTACAGAATGGTCCGATAAGCCCACAGTCAAAGTTGCAGTTACTGTGAATGGCCCTGCGGTGGTGAAACTGGTGATGGAGAGGCTCATGAATTCGTAG
- the LOC125222213 gene encoding probable uridine nucleosidase 2 isoform X2 produces the protein MEERKKIIIDTDPGIDDAMAIFVALQSPEVEVIGLTTIYGNVYTALATRNALHLLEIAGRTDIPVAEGSHVTITKGTKLRIADFVHGTDGLGNQNFPPPEGAQIEQSAVEFLTEQVNLHPGKVTVVALGPLTNIALAIESDPDFVKNVQQIILLGGAFSVNGNVNPAAEANIFGDPDAADIVFTSGADILAIGINVTHQVVLTDADRDKLAESSGKFAQYMCKILDVYFGYHHDAYRTKGVYLHDPTTILAAVDPSLITYVEGAVRVQTVGITRGLTLFYNKQKKV, from the exons ATGGAGGAACGCAAGAAGATCATAATCGATACAGATCCCGGAATTG ATGATGCGATGGCAATATTTGTGGCGCTGCAATCACCGGAAGTTGAAGTGATTGGACTCACCACTATTTACGGCAATGTCTACACTGCACTCGCCACCAGAAATGCTTTACACTTG TTGGAGATTGCTGGGAGGACAGATATTCCTGTGGCTGAAGGATCTCATGTGACCATCACT AAAGGTACAAAACTTCGGATTGCTGATTTTGTGCATGGTACCGATGGATTGGGAAATCAAAACTTTCCTCCACCAGAAGGGGCACAAATTGAGCAGTCTGCTGTAGAATTTCTTACCGAGCAAGTAAATCTTCACCCCGGAAAGGTCACAGTGGTGGCACTGGGTCCTCTGACAAATATTGCACTG GCCATAGAATCAGATCCCGACTTTGTTAAAAATGTTCAACAAATTATCCTTCTTGGTGGTGCATTTTCAGTAAATGGAAACGTGAATCCAGCAGCCGAGGCAAAT ATTTTCGGAGATCCTGATGCAGCGGATATTGTATTCACCAGCGGAGCTGATATTCTCGCTATAGGGATTAATGTCACTCATCAAGTTGTTTTAACTG ATGCTGATCGAGATAAGCTAGCAGAATCAAGTGGAAAGTTTGCCCAGTATATGTGCAAGATTCTGGATGTATACTTTGGATATCATCACGATGCATACCGAACGAAAG GTGTCTATCTTCACGACCCAACAACTATTCTTGCTGCTGTTGATCCTTCGTTGATAACTTATGTGGAAGGTGCTGTTCGTGTCCAAACAGTGGGCATTACAAGGGGTCTAACATTGTTCTATAACAAGCAAAAA AAGGTTTGA
- the LOC125222212 gene encoding la-related protein 6B-like, translating into MDQDQASEALNSPSAAIGKKLNAKAPEFVPRASSASSTAAQPPPPTLLQPIYARPPSFVAPLPPPYYGYEAFYQQDAAPFYAYNANQGGRGEDPAEGNAGSSSASKNGLSDAHQKVVNQVEFYFSDINLATTDQLFRFMSNDPEGYVPLSVVASFKKVKSAITDITQLASILQTSSKLLVSEDGNNVKRKHPLTESDMEELQSRIVVAENLPEDHSHQKLMKIFSSVGSVKSIRTCAPQNLNGKTGKGDRSHFSGKFHAFVEYDSVEFAEKAVTELQDESNWRNGLKVRLLLNIPVKSTQARTKKAVHEGQPSGKKDEATVREMQALKENHLEESLQNCVAQSNELQLEDYAKGNGLKKGRNTGSCGGNGGGRGRGRGKGQGQGRGRHQHTANGGGAALGSTSLDVPVSNNSSKTSPVPRMPDGTKGFSMGRGKPLAI; encoded by the exons ATGGATCAGGACCAGGCTTCTGAAGCCCTAAATTCACCTTCCGCTGCAATCGGCAAAAAGCTCAACGCCAAGGCTCCTGAATTCGTGCCCCGCGCCTCCTCCGCTTCCTCCACCGCCGCCCAGCCTCCGCCGCCGACGCTGCTTCAGCCTATATACGCGAGGCCGCCGTCTTTTGTGGCGCCTCTGCCACCGCCCTACTACGGATACGAGGCCTTTTACCAGCAAGATGCGGCGCCGTTCTACGCGTATAATGCGAATCAAGGCGGTCGGGGCGAGGATCCGGCTGAGGGAAACGCCGGTAGCTCCTCGGCATCGAAGAATGGATTGTCCGATGCACATCAGAAAGTAGTCAATCAG GTTGAGTTCTATTTCAGTGATATCAATTTGGCAACAACTGATCAGTTATTTAGGTTCATGAGCAATGATCCTGAAGGATATG TGCCACTTTCTGTTGTTGCATCATTCAAGAAGGTAAAAAGTGCCATTACCGACATTACGCAGCTTGCAAGTATCCTGCAGACCTCAAGTAAACTG TTAGTAAGTGAAGATGGCAACAATGTTAAACGGAAGCATCCATTAACTGAATCAGATATGGAAGAGCTGCAA TCTCGTATAGTCGTTGCTGAAAACTTACCTGAAGATCATTCCCACCAGAAGCTCATGAAAATTTTCTCATCTGTAGGAAG CGTTAAGTCGATTCGTACCTGTGCGCCTCAGAATTTAAATGGCAAAACAGGAAAAGGTGACAGATCACACTTTTCTGGCAAG TTTCATGCTTTTGTGGAGTATGATTCTGTTGAATTTGCTGAGAAAGCG GTCACTGAACTGCAAGATGAGAGCAACTGGAGGAATGGACTGAAAGTTCGTTTGCTGCTTAATATTCCT GTGAAATCTACGCAAGCACGAACAAAGAAAGCTGTTCATGAGGGTCAGCCTTCTGGTAAGAAGGACGAGGCTACTGTTAGGGAGATGCAGGCTTTGAAGGAGAATCACTTGGAAGAGTCGTTGCAAAACTGTGTTGCACAAAGTAATGAACTTCAG TTGGAGGATTACGCAAAAGGCAATGGACTGAAGAAGGGGCGCAATACTGGAAGTTGCGGTGGAAACGGTGGTGGGAGGGGCCGAGGAAGAGGAAAGGGACAGGGGCAGGGACGTGGACGCCATCAGCACACGGCTAATGGAGGAGGAGCTGCTTTGGGATCCACGTCGTTGGATGTCCCAGTGTCGAACAACTCATCCAAGACATCCCCAGTTCCTCGCATGCCAGATGGCACCAAGGGATTCTCTATGGGGCGAGGGAAGCCGTTAGCCATTTAA